One window of Delphinus delphis chromosome 12, mDelDel1.2, whole genome shotgun sequence genomic DNA carries:
- the LOC132435289 gene encoding transcriptional regulator Kaiso — translation MESRKLISATDIQYSGSLLNSLNEQRGHGLFCDVTVIVEDRKFRAHRNILSASSTYFHQLFSVAGQVVELSFIRAEIFAEILNYIYSSKIVRVRSDLLDELIKSGQLLGVKFIAELGVPLSQVKSISGTAQDGNAETLPPGSSDKNLEIQKSKDEAQENGATIMPIITESFSLSAEDYEMKKIIVTDSDDDDDDVIFCSEILPAKETLPSTNTVAEVQPNPGSVAISDVAPCASNSSPPLTNITPTQKLPTSVNQATLNQTQGSEKLLVSSAPTHLTPNIILLNQTSLTTPPNVSSSLPNHMSPSINVLVQNQQPPNNAVLTGNKANEEEEEEIIDDDDDTISSSPDSAVSNTSLVPQAEIPPNTAFDGSLIQKMQIPTLLQEPLSNSLKISDIITRNTNDPGLGSKHLMEGQKIITLDTATEIEGLSTGCKVYANIGEDTYDIVIPVKDDPDEGEARLENEIPKTSSSETANKRMKVKHDDHYELIVDGRVYYICIVCKRSYVCLTSLRRHFNIHSWEKKYPCRYCEKVFPLAEYRTKHEIHHTGERRYQCLACGKSFINYQFMSSHIKSVHSQDPSGDSKLYRLHPCRSLQIRQYAYLSDKSGTMPVMKDDGIGYKVDAGKEPPVGTTSTPQNKPMTWEDIFIQQENDSIFKQNVTDGSTEFEFIIPESY, via the coding sequence ATGGAGAGTAGAAAACTGATTTCTGCTACAGACATTCAATACTCTGGCAGTCTGCTGAACTCCTTGAATGAGCAACGCGGCCATGGACTCTTCTGTGATGTTACCGTTATTGTGGAAGACCGAAAATTCCGAGCCCACAGGAACATCCTTTCAGCTTCTAGTACTTACTTCCATCAGCTCTTCTCAGTTGCTGGGCAAGTTGTTGAACTGAGCTTTATAAGAGCAGAGATCTTTGCAGAAATTCTCAATTATATCTATAGTTCTAAAATTGTTCGTGTTAGATCAGATTTACTTGATGAGTTAATTAAATCAGGGCAGTTATTAGGAGTTAAATTTATAGCAGAGCTTGGTGTCCCATTGTCACAGGTTAAAAGCATCTCAGGTACAGCTCAGGATGGTAATGCAGAAACCTTACCTCCTGGTTCTAGTGACAAGAACCttgaaatacaaaaatcaaaagaTGAAGCCCAAGAAAATGGGGCCACTATAATGCCAATTATAACAGAGTCTTTTTCCTTATCTGCTGAAGATTATGAGATGAAAAAGATCATTGTTACCGATTCAGATGATGACGACGATGACGTCATTTTCTGCTCTGAGATTCTGCCTGCAAAGGAGACTTTGCCAAGTACCAATACAGTGGCAGAGGTCCAGCCTAACCCAGGCTCTGTTGCTATTTCAGATGTTGCACCTTGTGCGAGCAATAGCTCTCCCCCTTTAACAAATATCACACCTACTCAGAAACTTCCTACTTCTGTGAATCAGGCAACTCTGAACCAAACACAAGGAAGTGAAAAATTATTGGTATCCTCGGCCCCAACACATCTGACTCCCAACATCATTTTATTAAATCAGACATCACTTACTACACCACCAAATGTCAGTTCTTCACTTCCAAATCATATGTCTCCTTCAATCAATGTACTTGTGCAGAATCAGCAGCCACCAAACAATGCTGTTTTAACAGGAAACAAGGCcaatgaagaggaggaggaggaaattatagatgatgatgatgacactaTTAGCTCCAGTCCAGACTCGGCGGTCAGTAATACATCTTTGGTCCCACAGGCTGAGATCCCCCCAAATACCGCTTTTGATGGATCGTTGATACAGAAGATGCAGATTCCTACACTTCTGCAAGAGCCACtttctaattctttaaaaatttcagataTAATTACTAGAAACACTAATGATCCAGGTTTAGGATCAAAACATCTAATGGAGGGTCAGAAGATTATTACTTTAGATACAGCTACTGAAATTGAAGGCTTGTCGACGGGTTGCAAGGTTTATGCAAATATTGGTGAAGATACTTATGATATAGTGATCCCTGTCAAAGATGACCCTGACGAAGGGGAGGCCAGACTTGAGAATGAGATACCAAAAACATCTAGCAGTGAGACGGCAAATAAACGTATGAAGGTAAAACATGATGATCACTATGAGTTAATAGTAGATGGAAGGGTCTATTATATCTGTATTGTATGCAAAAGGTCATATGTCTGTCTGACAAGCTTGCGGAGACATTTTAACATTCATTCTTGGGAGAAGAAGTATCCTTGCCGTTACTGTGAGAAGGTATTTCCTCTTGCAGAATATCGCACAAAGCATGAAATTCATCACACAGGGGAGAGAAGGTATCAGTGTTTGGCCTGTGGCAAGTCTTTCATCAACTATCAGTTTATGTCTTCACACATAAAGTCAGTTCATAGTCAAGATCCTTCTGGAGACTCAAAGCTTTATCGTTTACATCCATGCAGGTCTTTACAGATCAGACAATATGCATACCTTTCTGATAAGTCAGGCACCATGCCTGTCATGAAGGATGATGGTATTGGGTATAAGGTTGATGCTGGGAAAGAACCTCCAGTAGGGACCACATCTACTCCTCAGAACAAGCCAATGACCTGGGAAGATATTTTTATTCAGCAGGAAAATGATTCAATTTTTAAACAGAATGTAACAGATGGCAGTACTGAGTTTGAATTTATAATACCAGAATCTTATTGA